One genomic region from Osmerus mordax isolate fOsmMor3 chromosome 4, fOsmMor3.pri, whole genome shotgun sequence encodes:
- the mrps35 gene encoding small ribosomal subunit protein mS35 — protein sequence MAAHSVSTSILSLGRINGPIISQWAINGHRLNRVTYATAVSTNKSRANRGFPDRDNRGLLRKPRREAGEPRTDKMAVDQDWTAVYPSATPFRHASVPLPVRMGYPVNKGVPPEKMGNLELIKIPNFLHLTPAAIKKHTEALKVFCTEWPSALDSDGACDVDFPIKVESKTFVSAGLSLRNPAARIVTLSVKLSSLNLDDHARKKMVKLLGERYCKKTDTLTIVTDSCPLRQQNDDYAHYLLTVLYHESWKTEGWEAEKTAADMEQYSWDASPSQTSLLDTLVRMQAPGGAEEGAVREEILGRSEVQAYRDAVTRLKNEGESESSMLQYREAVKKLLNI from the exons ATGGCCGCACACTCAGTAAGCACATCTATTTTGTCCTTAGGTCGAATAAATGGCCCAATCATTAGTCAATGGGCGATCAATGGACATAGATTGAATAGGGTCACATATGCGACGGCGGTCTCGACCAACAAATCTCGTGCAAATAGAG GCTTTCCTGATAGAGACAACCGAGGACTTTTAAGGAAACCTAGAAGAGAG GCAGGTGAACCGAGGACAGACAAGATGGCGGTGGACCAGGACTGGACGGCGGTGTATCCGTCCGCCACCCCGTTCAGACACGCCTCAGTGCCCCTGCCCGTGCGCATGGGCTACCCTGTGAACAAGGGGGTGCCCCCAGAGAAGATGGGCAACCTGGAGCTCATCAAG ATCCCAAACTTTTTGCATTTGACGCCTGCAGCCATAAAGAAACACACTGAAGCCCTGAAAG TCTTCTGTACAGAGTGGCCCTCTGCCCTGGACTCAGATGGTGCCTGCGATGTGGACTTCCCCATCAAGGTGGAAAGCAAGACCTTCGTTTCTGCAGGCCTCTCTCTCCGGAATCCTGCCGCTCGCATCGTCaccctgtct GTGAAGCTGTCCAGTCTGAATTTGGATGACCACGCACGGAAGAAGATGGTCAAGCTTTTGGGAGAGCGTTACTGCAAGAAGACAGACACTCTGACCATCGTCACCGACAG CTGCCCACTGAGACAGCAGAATGATGACTATGCACATTACCTCCTGACTGTGCTGTACCACGAATCATGG aaaaCGGAAGGCTGGGAGGCGGAGAAGACCGCGGCCGACATGGAGCAGTACAGCTGGGACGCCAGCCCGTCTCAGACCAGCCTGCTGGACACCCTGGTCCGCATGCAGGCCccggggggggcggaggagggggccgTCAGAGAGGAGATCCTGGGCAGGAGCGAGGTGCAGGCGTACCGGGACGCCGTCACCAGGCTGAAGAacgagggggagagcgagagcagcATGCTCCAGTACAGAGAGGCTGTGAAGAAACTGCTCAACATCTGA
- the LOC136941581 gene encoding MANSC domain-containing protein 4-like encodes MILPWSLLTIFSLVYHAESKCSPTSYYKNCWIRRFPGIFIDIEESQRRGAQLLKYYQEETALKCSRTCCLTRNFSCNLAIFHYDTIQENVNCYHMHCPTLESCILSHRGNVILYNVTKGVDPDLLVFGKYFTSNVRVLPHLYTRGNASEPLASDKRQFNRPPPPPPQPLTPASTLRTTTITLPSPTSIPSSTPSTPTSIPSSTPSTPTSIPSSTPSTPTSIPSSSPSTPTSTPSSTPSRTPSTPTSTPSSTPSRTPSTPTSIPSSTPSTPTSTPSSTPSTPTSIPSSTPSTPTSIPSSSPSTPTSTLTSQSNMDGSKQHPNDTKGYLGRNHTAGGEGTLGAGGEEEAQGGGPGPPWHLAAHTLLVAVATCVTVLLGCCCSLLVVVSWRGRRRRKGCYRTVWRGRGGSMRLVKYVIVRESL; translated from the exons ATGATTCTTCCATGGAGTTTGCTAACGATTTTTAGTTTGGTGTACCACGCGGAATCGAAATGCTCTCCGACCTCTTACTATAAAAACTGTTGGATACGTCGGTTCCCTGGGATTTTTATAGATATTGAAGAATCCCAACGAAGAGGAGCGCAACTTTTGAAGTACTACCAAGAGGAGACAGCTTTGAAATGCAGCCGAACATGTTGCCTCACCAGAAACT TTTCCTGTAATCTGGCTATATTCCACTATGACACCATCCAGGAGAATGTAAACTGCTATCACATGCACTGTCCTACACTGGAAAGCTGCATTCTTAGTCACAGAGGAAACGTTATACTTTATAACGTTACTAAAG GTGTGGACCCTGACTTGCTGGTGTTTGGGAAGTACTTCACCTCTAATGTGCGGGTGTTACCCCACCTCTACACCAGAGGCAACGCCTCAGAGCCCCTCGCCTCGGACAAGCGCCAGTTCAAccgcccacctccacccccaccccagccttTGACCCCAGCATCTACCCTGAGGACCACCACCATCACTTTGCCCTCTCCAACCTCTATCCCCTCCAGTACCCCCTCCACTCCAACCTCTATTCCCTCCAGTACCCCCTCCACTCCAACCTCTATTCCCTCCAGTACCCCCTCCACTCCAACCTCTATTCCCTCCAGttccccctccactccaacCTCTACCCCCTCCAGTACCCCCTCCCGTACCCCCTCCACTCCAACCTCTACCCCCTCCAGTACCCCCTCCCGTACCCCCTCCACTCCAACCTCTATCCCCTCCAGTACCCCCTCCACTCCAACCTCTACCCCCTCCAGTACCCCCTCCACTCCAACCTCTATCCCCTCCAGTACCCCCTCCACTCCAACCTCTATTCCCTCCAGTTCCCCCTCAACTCCAACCT ccaCTCTGACCTCCCAGTCCAACATGGATGGAAGCAAACAGCACCCCAACGACACCAAGGGTTACCTGGGGAGGAACCACACAGCCGGGGGCGAGGGGACCCTGGGGGccggcggagaggaggaggcccaggGAGGGGGTCCGGGCCCCCCATGGCACCTGGCGGCGCACACCCTGCTGGTTGCCGTGGCGACCTGCGTGACGGTGTTGCtgggctgctgctgctctctgctggtggtggtgagctggcgggggcgacggaggaggaaggggtgctACCGGACGgtctggaggggcaggggggggtccATGCGCCTCGTCAAATACGTCATTGTTAGGGAGAGCTTGTGA